The Snodgrassella alvi wkB2 genome window below encodes:
- a CDS encoding ABC transporter ATP-binding protein gives MGKINYLIEVKNVSKKIKNRKILDNISFKIAPGRIMGFLGPNGAGKTTMLKILTGLMFPTSGDIKICGHNIQKDFEKAAFNLGTIIENPEFYNYMSGFNNLQIFADMSRQSISKDDLMQTLTRTGLEGAEHQKVKGYSLGMRQRLGVANATIHQPKVLILDEPMNGLDPEGMKDFRTLMKNFVQHGNSIIISSHLLSELQEIVNDIFIVNQGRQVYAGTMSDFLGKSNNIIHIEVDGDLAPAEKILLNNGYQVTRQLNNLEIATDSTDHDPRAEIARLLVQHDIPLIGLKLTHYSLEDSFLQSIKNDNQQKANK, from the coding sequence GTGGGAAAAATCAATTATCTCATTGAAGTTAAAAATGTTAGCAAAAAAATTAAAAACAGGAAGATTCTGGATAACATTTCTTTCAAGATTGCACCCGGTCGGATTATGGGCTTTTTAGGCCCCAATGGTGCCGGCAAAACCACTATGCTGAAAATACTCACAGGTCTGATGTTTCCTACTTCCGGAGACATAAAAATCTGTGGGCACAATATACAAAAAGACTTTGAAAAAGCAGCTTTTAATCTTGGTACCATCATTGAAAATCCGGAATTCTATAATTACATGTCCGGTTTTAATAATCTGCAAATCTTTGCTGATATGAGCCGTCAGTCAATCAGTAAAGATGATTTAATGCAAACATTAACCAGAACCGGGCTTGAAGGTGCAGAACACCAAAAAGTCAAAGGCTATTCTCTGGGTATGCGCCAAAGATTAGGCGTCGCAAACGCAACTATTCATCAGCCTAAAGTATTAATTCTGGATGAACCCATGAATGGCCTTGATCCTGAAGGAATGAAAGATTTTCGTACATTGATGAAAAATTTTGTTCAGCATGGAAACAGCATTATTATTTCCAGCCACCTGCTTTCCGAACTTCAGGAAATTGTTAATGATATTTTTATCGTTAATCAGGGCAGACAGGTCTATGCGGGAACAATGAGTGATTTTCTGGGTAAATCCAATAACATTATTCATATCGAAGTAGACGGAGATTTAGCACCGGCAGAAAAAATTCTGCTAAACAACGGGTATCAGGTTACCCGTCAGCTCAATAATCTTGAAATTGCAACTGATTCAACTGACCACGATCCGCGTGCAGAAATTGCCAGACTTCTTGTTCAACATGATATTCCCTTAATTGGTTTGAAGCTGACTCATTACTCTCTGGAAGATTCTTTTCTGCAAAGCATAAAAAACGATAATCAACAAAAGGCCAACAAATGA
- the cydD gene encoding thiol reductant ABC exporter subunit CydD — protein sequence MVRSNLHASAPRFYLRLWQKQQHRSYRLAWVLMVTAAVLIIVQSALLANLFALWLNRENVTETLFQFLPYLLICWLLRPLLNYFKDRLLLRASVAIRLQLRSQLMKALALLGPERSQYGSDGALSTMVLEQVDALDGYLSRYVLQQQLAVLMPVLIAAATCFYSPFAAALLLLTAPLVPIFMILLGQAAARKNRAQFSALAALSGRFLDLLRGLPTLRRLGAQLQAQKTIDAAAESYRVRTMAVLRLAFLSTAVLELFASLAIALVAVYLGLGLLGVLPWANGQIPVPYQGALFILLLAPEFYAPLRQLGADYHDKAKAEAAAETLMPLYKVVENIPAVSEEVDFVLQTPPSLRADYLVVYGRDERIRLPQFSFCIEAGERVLLRGASGSGKSSLLQALLGFAPYSGTLWINQHNYAELNLPLLRQSVAYLAQTPPILSLSVAENLRLASPDATDEELQQVLQQVGLWVLIQRLPHQMDTQLGERGRGMSGGQLQRLALAQMLLRKAPLWLLDEPTAHLDAQTASEIMQLLAQLSIGKTVILVSHDISFAGWVDREIMLTDRQEQLR from the coding sequence TTGGTTCGAAGTAACTTACATGCATCTGCTCCGCGATTTTATCTGCGCTTATGGCAAAAACAACAACACCGCTCATACCGGCTGGCATGGGTGCTGATGGTTACCGCAGCCGTATTAATTATTGTACAGAGTGCTCTACTGGCTAACCTTTTTGCTTTGTGGCTTAATAGAGAGAATGTAACTGAGACTTTATTCCAGTTTTTACCTTATCTATTAATCTGCTGGCTGTTGCGGCCGTTACTGAACTATTTTAAAGACCGGTTGCTATTACGGGCAAGTGTGGCAATCAGATTACAGTTGCGCAGTCAGTTGATGAAAGCACTGGCATTACTGGGACCTGAGCGCAGCCAGTATGGCAGTGATGGAGCTCTGTCTACAATGGTTCTGGAACAGGTAGATGCTCTGGATGGATATTTAAGCCGTTATGTTCTGCAACAGCAACTTGCAGTACTGATGCCGGTACTGATTGCTGCGGCTACCTGTTTTTATAGTCCATTTGCTGCTGCACTATTATTGCTGACTGCGCCACTGGTTCCGATTTTTATGATTTTGCTCGGACAGGCGGCAGCACGTAAAAATCGTGCGCAGTTTTCAGCACTGGCGGCTTTAAGCGGACGTTTTCTGGATTTGCTGCGGGGTCTGCCCACGTTACGTCGTTTAGGTGCTCAGTTGCAGGCACAGAAGACTATTGATGCCGCTGCTGAGTCTTATCGGGTGCGAACAATGGCGGTATTACGGCTGGCATTTCTGTCTACAGCCGTTCTGGAACTGTTTGCTTCGCTGGCGATCGCACTGGTGGCTGTGTATCTGGGTCTCGGACTGCTGGGTGTATTGCCCTGGGCAAACGGACAAATACCGGTACCTTATCAGGGGGCATTATTTATTTTATTGCTGGCGCCGGAATTTTATGCACCATTGCGTCAGCTTGGTGCTGATTATCATGATAAAGCTAAGGCAGAGGCAGCAGCCGAGACATTAATGCCACTATATAAAGTGGTCGAAAATATTCCTGCTGTTTCTGAAGAAGTTGATTTTGTATTGCAAACACCTCCCAGTTTGCGTGCAGATTATCTGGTGGTATACGGACGTGATGAACGTATCCGTCTACCGCAATTCAGTTTTTGTATAGAAGCCGGAGAACGTGTTCTGCTCAGAGGAGCGAGTGGGAGTGGAAAATCCAGTCTGCTGCAGGCCTTACTGGGGTTTGCTCCTTACTCTGGTACTTTATGGATTAATCAGCATAATTATGCTGAATTAAATTTACCGCTATTACGGCAGTCGGTGGCTTATCTGGCACAGACGCCACCAATATTGTCACTATCAGTTGCCGAAAATTTGCGGCTGGCCAGCCCGGATGCTACGGATGAAGAATTGCAGCAGGTACTGCAACAAGTAGGACTATGGGTATTAATTCAGCGTTTACCTCATCAAATGGATACACAACTGGGTGAGCGTGGTCGTGGAATGTCCGGCGGACAGCTACAACGACTGGCGCTGGCACAAATGCTGTTACGAAAAGCACCGTTATGGCTGCTGGATGAACCAACCGCTCATCTGGATGCGCAAACAGCATCGGAAATTATGCAGTTGCTGGCGCAGCTGAGTATCGGTAAAACGGTGATACTCGTTAGTCATGATATTAGTTTTGCCGGATGGGTTGATAGGGAAATCATGCTGACTGACCGGCAGGAGCAATTACGATGA
- the gluQRS gene encoding tRNA glutamyl-Q(34) synthetase GluQRS, which yields MYVGRFAPSPTGLLHIGSLLTAVASYLDARSRQGRWLVRMEDLDPPREMPGAAAAILSALEAFELHWDGEVVYQSKRHHLYAAALARLKAQELVYPCFCSRKTIQAEAQGMGTDGFIYAGHCASLNADMSVCSEKMPAWRLRTGTDITGFTDAIQGYKQQCLSRDVGDFVLLRADGFWAYQLAVVVDDADQGINHVVRGQDLLLSTPRQIYLQQLLGFSHPAYAHLPLLTNTLGQKWSKQTQAPALDLRRRETLLRQVLTYLGQPQAPEVDSLSDLLSWAVQHWQLTRVSPQAIATN from the coding sequence TTGTATGTAGGGCGTTTTGCCCCCAGCCCTACCGGTTTGTTGCATATTGGTTCGCTGCTTACTGCGGTAGCTTCTTATCTGGATGCGCGCAGCCGGCAAGGACGCTGGCTTGTGCGGATGGAAGATCTGGATCCGCCACGTGAAATGCCGGGTGCGGCAGCAGCTATTTTATCTGCACTGGAAGCTTTTGAACTGCACTGGGATGGTGAAGTTGTTTATCAGAGCAAGCGTCATCACCTTTATGCTGCAGCTCTGGCGCGATTGAAAGCGCAAGAACTGGTGTATCCGTGCTTTTGCAGCCGAAAAACGATACAGGCTGAAGCACAGGGCATGGGTACGGATGGTTTTATTTATGCCGGACATTGTGCATCTTTGAATGCAGATATGTCTGTCTGTTCAGAGAAAATGCCGGCATGGCGTTTGCGAACTGGTACAGATATAACCGGTTTTACGGATGCAATACAAGGTTATAAGCAACAGTGTTTATCCAGAGATGTGGGCGATTTTGTTTTGTTGCGGGCAGATGGTTTCTGGGCTTATCAACTGGCGGTCGTAGTTGATGATGCGGATCAGGGAATCAATCATGTAGTACGCGGTCAGGATTTGTTATTATCTACCCCCCGTCAGATTTATTTACAGCAGTTACTGGGTTTTTCACATCCTGCTTATGCTCATTTACCGTTGCTGACTAATACGCTGGGACAAAAATGGTCAAAACAGACACAGGCACCTGCATTAGATTTGCGCCGGCGTGAAACTTTACTGCGACAGGTTCTCACTTATCTCGGGCAGCCGCAGGCACCAGAGGTGGATAGTCTGTCTGATTTGCTGAGCTGGGCGGTGCAGCACTGGCAGCTTACGCGTGTTTCACCACAGGCAATTGCAACAAATTAA
- a CDS encoding MFS transporter — translation MEAKSKENFVQTKPNLMLSALLILLLVGSVYISQLIFQEISQSYHIDILAARNVFSLSCFFYAISFFIYGPLSNKVSTKLLVLVGSIGTVCCLFLSVIVDSFTLYLVTMSLIGFFAAAVPAALFAYTAKNTPNHKLPQAMGMMISASIVGMIFSRSIVAMLTDLWSWQVAFIIYAGLITATCLFVPYGIKRSIIQPSTNSVRGTYLAAIKLLLDKTVVIFLLVGFLLFFVYLGLSSLLTFYLKSSPFYLSATTLGWLNFAGLSAVIGTITTGKLSQIIKERSLLIICLLAVCISVLTIGYSSAIYIIGFEIFALFLFVFGIQPLVIAMLNKIVPINSRGAISSLYLLSCLAGGSIGTYLLGIVYQNMTWNGVIAICVLLSTLNLILALVGIQLINNNHK, via the coding sequence ATGGAAGCAAAGTCTAAAGAAAATTTTGTACAGACAAAACCGAATTTAATGTTATCAGCATTATTAATCTTGCTGTTAGTCGGGTCGGTTTATATCAGCCAACTTATTTTCCAAGAGATCTCTCAAAGCTATCATATTGATATTTTAGCAGCGAGAAATGTATTCAGCTTATCTTGCTTTTTTTATGCCATTTCTTTTTTTATTTATGGCCCGCTTTCGAACAAAGTTTCGACAAAGTTGTTAGTTTTGGTCGGTAGTATTGGAACTGTTTGTTGTTTATTTTTATCGGTGATTGTTGATTCTTTTACGTTGTATTTGGTCACCATGTCATTAATCGGTTTTTTTGCCGCTGCTGTTCCTGCGGCATTATTCGCTTATACAGCTAAAAACACGCCTAACCATAAATTACCCCAAGCAATGGGAATGATGATTTCAGCTTCTATTGTGGGCATGATTTTTAGTCGAAGTATAGTCGCAATGCTGACCGATCTTTGGTCCTGGCAAGTTGCATTTATTATTTATGCAGGTTTGATAACCGCAACATGTCTTTTTGTCCCTTACGGTATAAAACGCTCAATAATCCAACCTTCAACTAATAGTGTACGGGGTACTTATCTAGCGGCAATTAAATTATTACTTGATAAAACGGTAGTTATTTTTTTATTAGTCGGCTTTTTACTATTTTTTGTTTATTTAGGATTATCTTCATTACTTACTTTTTATTTGAAAAGTTCACCTTTTTATTTGTCTGCAACAACTTTAGGCTGGCTTAATTTTGCCGGTCTGAGTGCGGTTATTGGCACCATAACTACTGGTAAATTATCACAGATTATCAAAGAACGGTCTCTCTTAATCATCTGTTTGCTAGCTGTATGTATATCGGTTCTGACTATTGGTTATAGCTCAGCAATATATATTATCGGATTCGAAATTTTTGCTTTATTTTTATTTGTATTTGGCATTCAGCCATTAGTTATAGCCATGCTTAATAAAATTGTGCCAATTAATTCGCGCGGTGCGATTTCGTCTTTATATTTACTCTCGTGTTTGGCAGGAGGCAGTATTGGCACTTATCTATTAGGTATAGTTTATCAAAACATGACCTGGAATGGAGTAATAGCCATTTGTGTTCTGTTATCAACGTTAAATCTAATCTTAGCGTTAGTTGGTATTCAACTTATTAACAATAATCATAAATAA
- a CDS encoding ABC transporter permease subunit: MKLLINEWRKYLKKNRNIIIIPIILLLILIIYFSTITHTSHPISKDDSDRVFLFSITICYKFINFISIIYASNILSSEISKGTVKFILTRPYQRYKILLAKLAAITILMPVFLIISVIISLLLHILTIHQMPEISIILKYTGIHGIFILAITIFFTAFALMLSSVFNSSALITGSCIVYYFFASGLWRIINFYYLDLPEDGWIYKLSPLNVNSYLIELISKTVDQSVQSEFFIILAANIVYALIFFLIATLIFRRRDISLSN, translated from the coding sequence ATGAAATTACTAATTAATGAATGGCGTAAATACCTTAAAAAAAACCGAAATATCATTATCATACCCATAATATTATTATTGATATTAATTATTTATTTCAGCACTATAACTCATACATCACATCCAATTTCTAAAGATGATAGTGACCGCGTCTTTTTATTTAGTATCACTATTTGTTACAAATTTATTAATTTTATCTCTATTATTTATGCATCTAATATTCTAAGTTCTGAAATATCCAAAGGAACAGTTAAATTTATTCTGACCCGTCCTTATCAGCGCTACAAAATATTACTGGCTAAACTTGCAGCGATTACTATATTAATGCCTGTGTTTCTGATTATATCTGTAATCATTTCCCTATTATTACATATACTGACAATTCACCAAATGCCGGAAATTAGCATCATATTAAAGTACACTGGAATACACGGCATATTCATATTAGCCATTACAATATTTTTTACTGCTTTTGCTCTGATGCTTTCTTCTGTATTTAACAGCAGTGCACTCATAACCGGTAGCTGTATTGTGTATTATTTCTTTGCTAGTGGTCTGTGGAGAATAATCAACTTTTACTACCTTGATTTACCTGAAGACGGATGGATATACAAATTAAGCCCATTAAATGTAAACAGCTATTTGATTGAGTTAATTTCTAAAACAGTTGATCAGTCTGTCCAGAGTGAATTTTTTATTATCTTGGCAGCCAATATTGTTTATGCATTGATTTTTTTCCTGATAGCCACATTGATATTCAGACGGCGTGATATTTCATTATCCAACTAA
- a CDS encoding LysR family transcriptional regulator yields the protein MYNQLPAQTEHNLDNSAIYSRHLPTVRQLQYFLAVCEEGNFRKAASRLGISQPPLSMQIKELEEKLQTTLLVRNTRYVMLTEQGRQFRDKARNWLEGLSLAITNVNNYSTDRITVGITKILGFNFIPLFSEFISKFQPNIDLLQQDYSSKELLAEFNKSNIDLIIISDYKKNNDQANSLLVYQEKLVLALPENHPACSQEEINLNTVTDLPLYWCKRYQNPGLYDQLQKVISNLTASLVLQPKLPNFLTMLMEIAMGRGMLLLPASMAQAHIPGVVYKKLTTEYEQQLSIDIHLLWHQQAENTVIQTIIEYFKHHNTVDTQL from the coding sequence ATGTATAATCAATTACCTGCTCAGACAGAACATAATCTCGATAACTCAGCCATTTACAGCCGGCATCTGCCAACAGTCCGACAATTGCAATATTTTCTGGCAGTATGTGAAGAAGGCAATTTTCGCAAGGCTGCCAGCAGACTGGGTATTAGTCAGCCCCCGTTATCGATGCAAATCAAAGAGCTGGAAGAAAAGCTGCAAACTACTTTATTAGTACGTAATACCCGTTATGTAATGCTTACAGAACAGGGAAGACAATTCAGAGACAAAGCCAGAAACTGGCTGGAAGGCTTATCTCTGGCCATAACCAATGTTAATAATTATTCGACAGACAGAATAACTGTTGGCATAACTAAAATTCTGGGTTTTAATTTTATTCCGCTATTCAGCGAATTTATTAGCAAATTCCAGCCAAACATCGATCTTTTGCAGCAGGACTATTCTTCAAAAGAGCTATTGGCTGAATTTAATAAAAGCAATATTGATCTGATTATTATTTCAGATTATAAAAAAAATAATGATCAGGCAAATAGTTTATTAGTTTATCAGGAAAAACTGGTACTAGCCTTACCTGAAAACCACCCTGCCTGTTCACAGGAAGAAATAAATTTAAATACGGTAACAGACTTACCTCTGTACTGGTGTAAACGTTACCAAAATCCGGGATTGTATGATCAACTGCAAAAAGTCATCAGCAACTTAACCGCTTCTCTGGTTTTACAACCGAAATTACCTAATTTTTTAACCATGCTGATGGAAATTGCCATGGGCAGAGGCATGTTATTACTTCCGGCTTCTATGGCACAGGCACATATCCCGGGAGTGGTATATAAAAAATTAACTACTGAATATGAACAGCAACTATCAATCGATATACATCTGCTCTGGCATCAGCAGGCTGAAAATACTGTGATACAAACTATTATTGAGTATTTTAAGCACCATAATACAGTTGATACCCAATTGTGA
- a CDS encoding uracil-DNA glycosylase, whose amino-acid sequence MLDSRYLYLHEALGLGPMWLSQTAYLIPSEITETNTPVKNDTRPVARSVPDNSVRSQPVRTSHQTSPADITATQPANRHRDALRQIINQPATESVTQITKEDNTSKISPITTSDKLNISFESIPATLAACTRCNLHQERCTPLPGYGASNARLLVISSNPAPPDDSSRQLFSGEVGKLLSNMLAAINITAEEVFFTSQVKCAPNVSLRITDEHLQACLPYLNAQIEHIRPQAILLLGQIFSQLDQTILAHNLHNIPYVISPHPARLLRQSHLKANAWTALKQLRNFLQ is encoded by the coding sequence ATGCTAGACAGCCGCTATCTTTATCTGCACGAAGCGCTGGGTCTCGGCCCCATGTGGTTATCACAAACTGCTTATCTGATACCTTCCGAAATTACAGAAACAAATACGCCAGTAAAAAACGATACCCGGCCTGTTGCGCGCTCTGTTCCGGACAATTCTGTCCGTTCACAACCAGTGAGAACTTCTCACCAGACGTCGCCGGCTGATATTACTGCAACTCAGCCAGCCAACCGGCATCGTGACGCACTTCGGCAAATTATCAATCAGCCGGCAACTGAATCTGTAACACAGATTACCAAAGAAGATAACACTAGCAAAATCAGCCCCATTACCACAAGTGACAAATTAAATATCAGTTTCGAATCGATTCCGGCAACACTGGCCGCATGCACCCGCTGCAATTTGCATCAGGAGCGCTGCACTCCACTTCCGGGATATGGTGCAAGCAATGCACGGCTTCTGGTTATCAGCTCTAATCCTGCACCGCCAGACGACAGCAGCAGGCAGCTTTTCAGCGGAGAAGTCGGCAAATTGCTCAGCAATATGCTGGCAGCCATCAATATTACTGCTGAAGAAGTTTTTTTTACCAGTCAGGTGAAGTGTGCGCCTAATGTCAGCCTGCGTATTACTGATGAGCATCTGCAAGCCTGTTTGCCTTATCTGAATGCTCAGATCGAACATATCCGGCCTCAGGCTATTCTGCTGCTCGGGCAGATATTCAGCCAGCTCGACCAGACAATACTGGCACACAATCTGCACAATATTCCTTACGTAATATCGCCCCACCCTGCACGATTATTGCGTCAAAGCCATTTAAAAGCCAATGCATGGACAGCACTTAAACAATTGCGCAATTTCTTACAATAA
- the tsaB gene encoding tRNA (adenosine(37)-N6)-threonylcarbamoyltransferase complex dimerization subunit type 1 TsaB: protein MISNDSRLLVIDTSTSYLSLGLHHNGHTDSICEAAGAKQSELILPRIQQLLAESGLILSQLDAIIYAQGPGAFTGLRIGLGVATGLALPFSLPLIGIPCLDAVAALAPDQPCVLAATDARMNELFYAWYDTHNHKRLSDYLVGTAESICLPAGQHQATGIGNAYGLNINLPVSGQNLMPGAQEYVQLALSGRYKATDAAHASLHYVRNKIALTAAEQAARRTASQIA, encoded by the coding sequence ATGATTAGCAATGATTCACGTCTGCTTGTAATCGATACCAGCACCAGTTATCTGTCACTGGGACTGCATCACAACGGACATACTGACAGCATCTGCGAAGCAGCCGGTGCAAAACAGTCTGAACTGATATTACCGCGTATACAGCAGTTACTGGCAGAATCCGGACTGATACTGTCTCAGCTGGATGCCATCATTTACGCACAAGGCCCCGGTGCTTTCACCGGATTACGCATTGGTCTGGGTGTAGCTACTGGTTTAGCATTGCCATTCAGTCTGCCACTGATTGGCATTCCCTGTCTGGATGCTGTAGCTGCTCTTGCACCGGATCAGCCTTGCGTACTGGCCGCAACAGACGCACGTATGAACGAACTATTCTATGCATGGTATGACACCCATAATCATAAACGTCTGAGTGATTATCTGGTGGGTACTGCCGAAAGCATCTGTCTGCCGGCCGGTCAGCATCAGGCTACAGGTATCGGTAATGCTTACGGGCTGAATATCAATTTACCCGTATCAGGGCAGAATCTTATGCCCGGAGCTCAGGAGTATGTGCAACTGGCCTTATCCGGTCGTTACAAAGCAACTGATGCTGCTCATGCCAGCCTGCATTATGTCCGCAATAAAATTGCTCTGACAGCTGCCGAACAGGCTGCCAGACGAACTGCGAGTCAGATAGCATGA
- a CDS encoding monovalent cation:proton antiporter family protein has translation MMHISLGPVVMILLVAVLASIICRRLHIPAMLGYLVVGFIAGPGWLHLINQSHATEFIGEIGITFLMFSIGLEFSIGKLKAMRRLVLGLGGLQVALTLLILFILFAAMRIQLTWAFTLAAAMTMSSTAIVSRIMVEKNELGQHYGHMIMGVLLMQDIAVVPLMILLPALAHSSDGLILQMGKALLTMALALGLLLVVGSKIMPMWFRLIARTKSSELFMINVLLVTLGVAYLTQLAGLSLALGAFVAGMLISETEYRYQVEDDIRPFRDILLGFFFITIGMKLNIQVLQSSWLIILILGALLIILKAAVLFGISRYMKENTGDSIKTALYLAQGGEFGFVMLAISGALKLISLELQQAAIAAILLSMILAPFIMRSADKINKLLVKRSWDEQAVDLQSILVDTMSKSDHILIIGFGRCGQSIARILQQEDTPYYAIDLDAERVATAKAAGEPVTFGDAKRQEVLQAAGLKRANTVLITINNMTEAKHILNNIMLIAPTMPVIVRVTNDDNIPVLTNMGADDIVSDEKESSLTLASQALLSSGKPFDEVYQIMQRIRQNRYQALEGLFAGSDDTVSDENIHYFRQAFTLPPDAFLVGKSVDDLPLDKLKVKLLSVRRNAHQLRKFDSEFRFKNADTLVVLGPRDKVILFENWSLQGTN, from the coding sequence ATTATGCATATTTCTCTTGGCCCTGTCGTGATGATTCTTTTGGTGGCTGTTTTGGCCTCTATCATCTGCCGACGTTTACACATTCCCGCCATGCTAGGCTACCTGGTAGTTGGCTTCATAGCCGGTCCTGGCTGGCTGCATTTAATTAATCAGAGTCATGCCACCGAATTTATCGGAGAAATCGGCATTACTTTTCTTATGTTCAGCATCGGGCTTGAGTTTTCCATCGGCAAACTTAAGGCCATGCGCAGGCTGGTGCTTGGTTTAGGCGGATTACAGGTCGCACTTACCCTGTTGATACTTTTTATCCTGTTTGCAGCCATGCGTATTCAGCTGACATGGGCGTTTACCCTCGCCGCAGCCATGACTATGTCTTCGACGGCTATTGTCAGCCGCATTATGGTAGAAAAAAACGAACTGGGACAGCATTACGGCCACATGATTATGGGCGTACTGCTGATGCAGGATATTGCCGTCGTTCCATTGATGATTTTATTACCTGCTCTTGCTCACAGCAGTGACGGTCTGATCCTGCAAATGGGCAAAGCCCTGCTTACCATGGCACTTGCCTTAGGTCTGCTGCTGGTGGTCGGCAGTAAAATCATGCCTATGTGGTTCCGTCTGATTGCCCGCACCAAATCCAGCGAACTCTTCATGATTAACGTTTTACTGGTCACTCTCGGAGTTGCTTATCTTACTCAGCTGGCCGGTCTGTCACTGGCACTGGGTGCCTTTGTTGCCGGTATGCTGATATCAGAAACCGAATACCGCTATCAGGTAGAAGATGACATTCGCCCCTTCCGGGACATTCTGCTCGGCTTCTTCTTCATTACTATCGGCATGAAACTGAATATACAAGTTTTACAATCAAGCTGGTTAATAATACTGATACTGGGAGCACTGCTAATTATTCTAAAAGCAGCGGTACTATTTGGCATTAGCCGCTACATGAAAGAAAATACCGGCGACAGCATTAAAACAGCTTTGTATCTCGCTCAGGGCGGTGAATTCGGCTTTGTTATGCTGGCCATTAGCGGCGCATTAAAACTCATTTCTCTTGAGCTGCAACAGGCAGCCATAGCCGCTATTCTGCTTTCCATGATACTGGCACCCTTTATTATGCGAAGTGCAGATAAAATCAACAAACTGCTGGTTAAACGCAGCTGGGACGAACAGGCAGTTGATTTACAGAGCATACTGGTAGATACCATGAGTAAATCTGACCATATCCTCATTATCGGTTTCGGCCGCTGCGGTCAGAGCATTGCCCGTATCCTGCAACAGGAGGATACACCCTACTATGCCATTGATCTGGATGCTGAACGGGTTGCCACAGCCAAAGCTGCCGGTGAACCGGTCACCTTCGGTGATGCCAAACGGCAGGAAGTATTACAGGCAGCCGGATTAAAACGTGCCAATACCGTACTGATTACCATCAACAACATGACAGAGGCTAAGCATATTCTCAATAATATTATGCTGATTGCCCCTACCATGCCGGTAATTGTGCGCGTTACCAACGACGACAACATTCCTGTGCTAACCAATATGGGGGCAGACGACATCGTTTCTGATGAAAAAGAATCCAGCCTTACACTCGCCAGTCAGGCATTATTAAGCTCAGGCAAACCGTTTGATGAAGTCTATCAAATCATGCAGCGTATTCGTCAAAACCGTTATCAGGCACTTGAAGGTTTATTTGCCGGTAGTGATGACACCGTCTCTGATGAGAATATCCATTATTTCCGTCAGGCTTTCACTCTGCCGCCAGATGCTTTTCTGGTAGGTAAAAGTGTAGACGACCTTCCGCTGGACAAATTGAAAGTAAAACTGCTCTCAGTACGCCGCAATGCTCATCAATTACGCAAATTTGACTCTGAATTCCGTTTTAAAAATGCAGATACCCTGGTTGTACTTGGTCCCAGAGACAAAGTAATTCTTTTTGAAAACTGGTCACTACAGGGAACGAACTAA
- the rimI gene encoding ribosomal protein S18-alanine N-acetyltransferase, which produces MNIRAATLADVAALHELEKQCNPAPWSATQLANTVYAPQPVWVIDLPVHGIVSMLVWQKLPGEAEIHLLDTHPDFRRQGYAQQLLEHLFQHAKQQHLNRILLEVRAGNSGALQLYTNNGFVSCGIRKNYYQNGDDAVLMEKPC; this is translated from the coding sequence ATGAATATCCGTGCCGCCACTCTCGCTGATGTCGCCGCTCTGCATGAGCTTGAAAAACAGTGTAATCCGGCGCCATGGTCAGCAACACAACTGGCCAATACCGTTTATGCACCACAGCCTGTATGGGTAATCGACCTGCCTGTGCATGGAATTGTCAGCATGCTGGTCTGGCAAAAACTGCCGGGGGAAGCCGAAATTCATTTGCTTGACACCCATCCTGATTTCAGACGGCAGGGTTATGCACAACAATTACTGGAACATTTATTCCAGCATGCAAAGCAACAGCATCTGAATCGGATATTGCTTGAAGTGCGTGCCGGCAATTCCGGTGCACTGCAACTGTATACAAACAATGGTTTTGTATCCTGTGGCATACGTAAAAATTATTACCAGAATGGTGATGATGCTGTATTAATGGAAAAACCATGCTAG